Within the Borreliella valaisiana VS116 genome, the region ACACATAGGAATAGCTTTATTTAATCTAGAAAGCTATAGAAAGGCTGCTGGAATATTTAATAATATAAAAAAACACATACAAGGCGACATTGACGCTCTTTTAGCATATGCTAAGTCTTTGTCAAAAATGAATCAAGATCATCTGGCACTAGAAATTGCTAATAAAATAAAGCAAAAAGATGGAATGATTTATGAGGCTTTATTAATTACATCTGAGATTCATTCAAAAAATAAAGAATTAGAAAAATTAGAACAAAATATTAAAGAAATAATAAAAGTAAAACCTGATTTACCTAAAAAAGTTTTCCTTGAATTATTTTATAATCTTGGAGAACTCCAAATCTCTGTTGAAAATTATCAAAAAGCTACAGAGGCTTTTAGCAAAGTTGAAGATATTGATCCAAATTACAAAAAAATTAAAGAAAAATTAGAATTTAGCAAAAGATTAAACGAAAACATAGCACTAAGAATATATTTGCGCAGTTCAAAAGAAAATTTTGGGAAAATAGCAAATGAAATTATTTTAAAACTATATTTAAATAAATTCCAAGTAAGAGATTCTAAAATAAACGAAATAACATCGCAATTTATTGATATGAATTTTCACTTAGCTAACAATCAGTGGGAAGAAAATTTAATAGTACGCTTTGTAAGAACTGAACAAGATACTTTTGGTGAATTATTCTTAAAAGATTTCATTTCAAAAATAAAAGAAAATAAAATAAAAGGGCTCTGTATTGCTCCATCAAAATTTTCTTTAAAAGCTAAACAAATGATTGAAGGAAGGCTTATTGATTTAGTAGAAGGCAAAAAATTAACTCAAATACTTAAAAAAATTAACATATCCAAATACACATGAAAAATACTACCTTAAATATTTCATAGGATTTTCGGTTTTGCCATTCTTAAAAATGGTAAAATGTAAGTGATTGCCTGTGCTATAACCAGTACTTCCCATATAGCCTATTACCGCTCCCCTTGAAACTTTTTTTCCAACTTTAACAGCAAAAGAATTCAAATGCGCATATAAAGTTTGAAATCCATTACTATGAGAAATAACAATATATTTACCATATCCCCCCGCATTAAATCCCACAGTTACAACAATACCCTCTCTTGAAGCTTTAATGGGAGTATTGGCTAAATTTGCAATATCTATTCCATTGTGAAAGCTAATAACCCCTGTAAACGGATCTGGTCGATAACCATATCCTGAAGTAATAACGCCTTGTACAGGATAAATAAAAGTCTCTCCTAATACCTCTTTTAAAAAATCTTTGGGCAATCTTCCCCCAGGAATAAATAATTTTTGCCCTAAAAATAAAACTTCATTATCAAGATTATTAGAATCTAAAATATCCACCTTGGGAACATTATAAGCACTAGCTATAGATGAAATAGAATCATTTTTTTTAACAACATAAACAATCCCTTTCATATTAGGAACTTTAATAACTGAATTTGGCTTAATATTTCTTACATCTTTAATTTCATTAAAAGAAATTAAAGTTTCACTGGTTATCTGATATCTAGCTGCAACATGAGAGAGAGTCTCTCCAGGCTTAATTTTATGGTCAAACACCTTTAATACAAAATTTTTTTTAAATCCAGGAACATTTGAAGAAACATTAGATTCAAGCAAATAACTACTAATTTGCGCTATATCTTGATCACTATAATATAAAAATGTATCAATAAAATAATCTTTGGGGAAAGTGAGTCTATTTAAAAAAATATACGAACCATAGTAAGAAAAAATATTAATATAAAATATTAATATAAAAATAAAAATTATTGCATTAACCTTAAAAACAAGCTTATAATCAAATTTTAAGCTAAAAATGTCAAAAACTTTCTCTTTAAAGCTCTTATAATAATATTTATATTCATAATGATTAATATTTTGTATTTTAAACTTATAGAAAAATAAAGAAGCTTTTTTAAAAAAGTTTTTAAACTTGAAAGCTTTTTTTCTTCTTTTGCCAATATTCCTAATATTGGCAAAATCCTTTAATTCAAAATCAATATTCTTTTTGTTATTGAATAAAAAATTTTTTTTACGTTTTTCTACCCTTTGCTTCTTTTTTGATATAATCATAACATGCTATTTCATTATACAATGGAAAATTGCATTTTAATGAAAGCATTGTTTAAAAGTTATGAGAATATTTAAAGCTCACAAATATGAACTGGTGTCAATTTTAGCTGCTTCTTTATTTTTAATGACTTTAATAAAGTTGTTCTTATCATTTTACATAGTAAAAGGCGAATCAATGACCCCAACAATATTTGAAAAAAATTGGATTGTAAGTCACAAATTTGAATATGGACTTAGACTTAAAAATCACAAAAAATACCTTTTATTATGGAAAAACCCAAAAAAAAATGAAATGGTGCTTATTAAAGATCCTATAACAAACAAAATTGCCATTAAAAAAATATTTGCAATTCCAGGAGAGAAATTTAAACAAATAGAAAAAAATAAAATATGCATACATGACTTAAGCTTTAAAATAGATGAAAATGTTTTAAAAAAAAATACTAAAAAAATTCCTGATAATCACTATTTAGTCATAGGAGAAAATAAACAGACTTCATTAGACTCAAGGGATTACGGATTTGTAAAAATTGATAACATATTGGGAAAAATAATTTATTACTTTTAAAAAAACTTTTTCCTTTAAGTCTTTAATCAATAATACTTGTAAAAGTATTTGAAAGACTGTCTCTTGCTACACTGTCAGATGAACTTGTAATTTTTATTTCAATAAAATTAGAAGAATTTGTCGCCAAATCTTTAGCATTAACACTCAAAATACCACTTTCATTTAAAGTAAAAAGTACCTCTATTTTGGGAACTCCTTTTAAAGCTTTTTGAATATTACCAAAAGAAAACCTACCTATAGAATAATTCAAAGAAGCCTTTTTATATTCACCTTGAAGTATATGAATCTCAATTTCATCTTGATAATCATTGGTGGTCGTAAATAGCTTGCTCCTAGAAATTGGCAAAGCAGTATTTCTCTCTATTAAAGTAAAAAACCCATTACCCCTTATCTCAAGCCCAAGAGAATAAGGAGTCACATCTTTAAACTTAATAACAGAGTCATTTCTAGAAAGACTAAAAGCATGAATACCTGCACCAATAGCTACAACTTCATCTTGATTTAAAGAATCTAAAATCGAAACAGAAGGAAAAGATTCTTTTAAAACTTGTTCAATCAAGGGAATCCTTGTTGAACCACCAGAAAGTATGATTTTCGAAATACTATTAATATCAACTCCAGAATCAGCAATACATTCCATAGATAATTGAATAGTTTTGTCAACATATTCACTTATCATTGAATTAAATTCACTCCTTTTAAGCTTATAATTTAAATGCTTGCCATCTAGGAAAAGCAAAGTAATGTCAACCTCTTCCATGACAGATAAATTTTTTTTACCCTCTTCAATTCGTTCTCTTAACTGTTCAAGAAGCAAAACATCTTCTAAATTAAAATCGGGATATTCGTTTTTAAAACTATCTAAAACATGCTTTTCGATAATTTTATTAAAATCATTACCCCCAAGTCGACCTTGTCCCTTAACCGAAAGAACAGTATAAGTATCACTTTGTTTTTCCATAAGAGTTACATCAAAAGTTCCACCTCCAAGATCATAAATAAGAAAAATTCCATCAATCTGTTTTTCAAAAGCATAAGCAATAGCAGCTGCAGTTGGCTCATTAAGTATAGCCTTACAATTCAAACCAGCAAAATTTGCAGCCTCAACAACACCTCTCCTTTGAATCTCGGAAAAATATGCAGGAACTGTTATTACAGCATTTTCAATCTCTTCATCTAAAAATTTTTCAGCATTCTTTTTGACACTAGAAAGTAAATGTGCTGAAAGATATTCTGCTCTATAAAATTCGCCATCTACTTTATAAAAAGTATTAGAACCTATATTAGTCTTAAAATCATAGAACGTTTTTTGAGGATTAACTAATATTTGATTTTTAGCGGCACTCCCAACAAGAACATCCTTATCTGAAAAAGAAACAATAGAAGGGGTCATTCGTTCACCCCTTTCATTTAATATTATCTTAGAACTAACATCAAAATACGATGCTACAGTATTTGTGGTTCCAAGATCAATACCTATCCATTTTTTCATGAATACCTCCCCTATGTATTGAAACAATTAGCTCAACTTCACCTAGATCTAGCTTAAACTTTTTAGCAATAGCCTCAAAAGACATACCTTGTTCATGGAGTAAAATAATCTGATTGCGAACATTATAACTTTCTTTTATTATGTTTTTTTCAATAGTAGGTATAGAATAGTCCAAATTACTTTTATAAATTCCATCACCCTTAGATCCAAAACTAGAAGAACTATTCCCAGGAATAGAACTGTTGTTAAACCCCAACAATCTCTGATCAAGAATTTCAATTCTCTCGTCAACCTCTTTAATGATTCTATTTAAACTTTCAATTTTTATTTCAATAATATTTATATTTCTATCCGTAGCTTGATTGATTTCAATAATTGTTTTATCTACCTCACTTTTAAACTTTCTAAGTATGCTATTAGATTTTATTTTCAAATTAACATACACATGAAAATATATAAAAACAAATATAATTAAAATAAGATAAAAAACAACAAACATACAAAAGCCCTAAAACATTTTATCTCTTAAGGTTAACATTTTTACCAATTTTAGGATCCTCAAATTTACCAGAATATAAACTCAGCATTGCCCTATCTTCATTTTTATTTTTTTTTACTGGAAATGAAAGCAAAAAATTATTCTCAACTTTACTAATTGCACACACATTACTAACCTCAAAATCAGTATGATAATTTCTTAAAAATCTAAACCTAGTATTTTGATTTTGATTAATTCTTAATCTTTTGCGCTTTTCATATTCACTTAAAAGTTGTCTAGCCTTAAAAGAACTAACAACAGACATTTTTAAAA harbors:
- a CDS encoding tetratricopeptide repeat protein, whose amino-acid sequence is MLSLFIVISSLTVFILVFLFFKIALKLTIGKTRGKIKKDDERTRKLIERAISLLKTNPNEIGALEILNNYYYKNKDYENGIKYAKKLCQLIEDNPISQEINTFKAFLSYGFYNLKRNFNREALEFLKKAYLLKKSDEDANYYLGIAFLKNEMYKEALYYLTKVYKFNKNNNDILKHIGIALFNLESYRKAAGIFNNIKKHIQGDIDALLAYAKSLSKMNQDHLALEIANKIKQKDGMIYEALLITSEIHSKNKELEKLEQNIKEIIKVKPDLPKKVFLELFYNLGELQISVENYQKATEAFSKVEDIDPNYKKIKEKLEFSKRLNENIALRIYLRSSKENFGKIANEIILKLYLNKFQVRDSKINEITSQFIDMNFHLANNQWEENLIVRFVRTEQDTFGELFLKDFISKIKENKIKGLCIAPSKFSLKAKQMIEGRLIDLVEGKKLTQILKKINISKYT
- a CDS encoding Hsp70 family protein; protein product: MKKWIGIDLGTTNTVASYFDVSSKIILNERGERMTPSIVSFSDKDVLVGSAAKNQILVNPQKTFYDFKTNIGSNTFYKVDGEFYRAEYLSAHLLSSVKKNAEKFLDEEIENAVITVPAYFSEIQRRGVVEAANFAGLNCKAILNEPTAAAIAYAFEKQIDGIFLIYDLGGGTFDVTLMEKQSDTYTVLSVKGQGRLGGNDFNKIIEKHVLDSFKNEYPDFNLEDVLLLEQLRERIEEGKKNLSVMEEVDITLLFLDGKHLNYKLKRSEFNSMISEYVDKTIQLSMECIADSGVDINSISKIILSGGSTRIPLIEQVLKESFPSVSILDSLNQDEVVAIGAGIHAFSLSRNDSVIKFKDVTPYSLGLEIRGNGFFTLIERNTALPISRSKLFTTTNDYQDEIEIHILQGEYKKASLNYSIGRFSFGNIQKALKGVPKIEVLFTLNESGILSVNAKDLATNSSNFIEIKITSSSDSVARDSLSNTFTSIID
- the lepB gene encoding signal peptidase I encodes the protein MRIFKAHKYELVSILAASLFLMTLIKLFLSFYIVKGESMTPTIFEKNWIVSHKFEYGLRLKNHKKYLLLWKNPKKNEMVLIKDPITNKIAIKKIFAIPGEKFKQIEKNKICIHDLSFKIDENVLKKNTKKIPDNHYLVIGENKQTSLDSRDYGFVKIDNILGKIIYYF
- a CDS encoding M23 family metallopeptidase, giving the protein MIISKKKQRVEKRKKNFLFNNKKNIDFELKDFANIRNIGKRRKKAFKFKNFFKKASLFFYKFKIQNINHYEYKYYYKSFKEKVFDIFSLKFDYKLVFKVNAIIFIFILIFYINIFSYYGSYIFLNRLTFPKDYFIDTFLYYSDQDIAQISSYLLESNVSSNVPGFKKNFVLKVFDHKIKPGETLSHVAARYQITSETLISFNEIKDVRNIKPNSVIKVPNMKGIVYVVKKNDSISSIASAYNVPKVDILDSNNLDNEVLFLGQKLFIPGGRLPKDFLKEVLGETFIYPVQGVITSGYGYRPDPFTGVISFHNGIDIANLANTPIKASREGIVVTVGFNAGGYGKYIVISHSNGFQTLYAHLNSFAVKVGKKVSRGAVIGYMGSTGYSTGNHLHFTIFKNGKTENPMKYLR